A window of Streptomyces sp. DG1A-41 contains these coding sequences:
- a CDS encoding ribose-phosphate diphosphokinase, translating into MTGIKTTGEKKLMFFSGRAHPELAEEVAQQLGVGVVPTKAFDFANGEIYVRYQESARGADCFLIQSHTAPINKWIMEQLIMIDALKRASARSITVIVPFYGYARQDKKHRGREPISARLIADMMKTAGADRLLTVDLHTDQIQGFFDGPVDHLFALPLLADYVGRKVDREKLTVVSPDAGRVRVADRWCDRLGAPLAIVHKRRDKDVANQVTVHEVVGEVKGRVCVLVDDMIDTGGTICAAADALFAHGAEDVIVTATHGVLSGPAADRLKNSRVSEFVFTNTLPTPSELGRDLDKLTVLSIAPTVANAVREVFEDGSVTSLFDEQ; encoded by the coding sequence GTGACCGGGATCAAGACGACCGGCGAGAAGAAGTTGATGTTCTTCTCCGGCCGCGCCCACCCCGAGCTTGCCGAGGAGGTCGCCCAGCAGTTGGGTGTCGGGGTTGTCCCGACGAAGGCCTTCGACTTCGCGAACGGGGAGATCTATGTGCGTTATCAGGAGTCGGCTCGTGGTGCCGACTGCTTCCTGATCCAGAGCCACACGGCTCCGATCAACAAGTGGATCATGGAGCAGTTGATCATGATCGATGCGCTGAAGCGCGCGTCGGCCCGCTCCATCACCGTCATCGTGCCGTTCTACGGTTACGCGCGACAGGACAAGAAGCACCGGGGACGTGAACCGATTTCGGCGCGTCTGATCGCGGACATGATGAAGACCGCGGGCGCGGACCGGCTGCTGACCGTGGATCTGCACACGGACCAGATCCAGGGCTTCTTCGATGGTCCGGTGGATCATCTGTTCGCGTTGCCGCTGCTGGCGGACTACGTGGGCCGGAAGGTGGACCGGGAGAAGCTGACGGTCGTGTCTCCGGACGCCGGCCGGGTGCGGGTCGCCGACCGCTGGTGCGACCGGCTGGGTGCGCCGCTGGCGATCGTGCACAAGCGCCGGGACAAGGATGTCGCGAACCAGGTCACCGTCCACGAGGTCGTGGGTGAGGTGAAGGGGCGCGTGTGTGTGCTGGTGGACGACATGATCGACACGGGTGGGACGATCTGTGCCGCGGCGGACGCGTTGTTCGCGCATGGCGCGGAGGACGTGATCGTGACGGCGACGCACGGTGTGCTGTCGGGTCCGGCGGCGGACCGGTTGAAGAATTCGCGGGTGAGTGAGTTCGTGTTCACGAACACGCTGCCGACGCCGAGTGAGCTGGGCCGGGATCTGGACAAGCTGACAGTGCTGTCGATCGCGCCGACGGTCGCCAACGCGGTGCGTGAGGTGTTCGAGGACGGTTCGGTGACGAGCCTGTTCGACGAGCAGTAG
- a CDS encoding GNAT family N-acetyltransferase, with protein MLRIEPLRSDHADALLAFERENRAYFARSVPDRGDVYFTAAGFAERHRALLAEQHAGVCRFHVALDEEGSLVGRVNLVDLADGRAELGYRVGEQAAGRGVATAAVAQVCRLAATDYGLTSLTAVTTLDNTASMTVLARNGFTRVEDTTVAGRPGIRYVRRLLGH; from the coding sequence ATGCTGAGAATAGAACCGCTCCGGTCCGATCACGCGGACGCGCTGCTGGCCTTCGAGCGGGAGAACCGGGCGTACTTCGCCCGCTCGGTGCCGGACCGCGGGGACGTCTACTTCACGGCAGCGGGGTTCGCCGAACGCCACCGGGCGCTCCTCGCGGAGCAGCACGCGGGCGTGTGCCGCTTCCATGTCGCCCTGGACGAGGAGGGGAGCCTGGTCGGCCGGGTGAACCTGGTCGACTTGGCGGACGGCCGCGCCGAACTCGGCTACCGGGTGGGCGAACAGGCCGCGGGCCGGGGCGTGGCGACGGCGGCCGTCGCTCAGGTGTGCCGCCTGGCCGCCACCGACTACGGGCTGACCTCCCTCACCGCGGTCACGACTCTGGACAACACGGCCTCCATGACCGTCCTGGCCCGCAACGGCTTCACACGCGTCGAGGACACCACCGTGGCCGGCCGCCCCGGAATCCGCTACGTACGTCGGCTCCTCGGACACTGA
- a CDS encoding SUKH-3 domain-containing protein, which translates to MHTDRTSTTRFAVQVDAALRAAGWQPGRWDIKQAEIWADALRDHVSPAGHRHTVFPAAVEAWAEFGGLHITPTGPGRRVAPAALHLDPLHGLHMARTLGDLGRALGTEVCPLGAETDSQALLAIDTEGRVYTLDHTGDWYLGADIDQALSTLIAGTAPTRLTAG; encoded by the coding sequence ATGCACACCGACCGCACCTCCACCACCCGCTTCGCCGTACAAGTCGACGCCGCCCTGCGCGCCGCCGGCTGGCAACCCGGACGCTGGGACATCAAACAGGCCGAGATCTGGGCCGACGCCCTGCGCGACCACGTCTCACCCGCCGGCCACCGACACACCGTCTTCCCCGCGGCCGTCGAGGCCTGGGCCGAATTCGGCGGACTCCACATCACCCCCACCGGCCCCGGCCGGCGAGTCGCCCCCGCCGCCCTCCACCTCGACCCGCTGCACGGCCTCCACATGGCCCGCACCCTCGGCGACCTCGGCCGCGCCCTCGGCACCGAGGTCTGCCCCCTCGGCGCCGAAACCGACAGCCAGGCCCTCCTCGCCATCGACACCGAAGGCCGCGTCTACACCCTCGACCACACCGGCGACTGGTACCTCGGCGCCGACATCGACCAGGCCCTGTCCACCCTCATCGCCGGCACCGCACCGACACGCCTCACAGCGGGCTGA
- a CDS encoding SUKH-4 family immunity protein, which translates to MVTFAQAQERAEEWINGDVPSYQHREVRVREFDLGFVVWAEDRADGPRSDGGAQRLVIARDSGEATLWPGLPVGEVIRRYEEEYGRPDTAEEPAPAPAARVDLNQTSFLLTPPEWLQDAADKLGIPDRRGVGASGSASAGAAGGDSASGASWPAAAGSDSGSDSGTGAGVPGAAAGATPWAGTDTNGDAGDDRSVPLPATVFAPPLSETDGDSPPPTTPEAKTALMSGGSRIPPTAVSPAIDDPNAQGGAGAAAPGGPGYGYPPGATGAAPAPGVPGTPPGGVPQGGTPPPAPGGQPYGYPQGVGGGSAGSVGSAGGAAASGPAGPGSAPGPAGPAGVPQPPAGPGASERPLAPNAGDIADAATSKAAPPPGRGRGTAPTPPPPPGAPGTPGARPGGTPPPSGPGAPGTPAGGYVPTQLVSALGPEGSGGPGGQGNEGPGAPLPPQQPPGPPGAPNPPGAPRPPGASNPPGAPGGTPPGGVHHAATMLADPGRTGGPGAPQPPGPPGPPGAPGAPGAPQAPGAPNPPGAPGAPGAPGAPGGPGPVHHAATVLATPPVGGPGVPPPPQAPGAPPAAPGAPGVPGAPPMPPGAMPPPGQHVPGPPPAYGYPQQPTGQPTVGPGYQAVLRYRAQDGSEQQLIRRSAPGTPHPEWQIFHELRAMNVPPDQVLELHTELESCELPGAYCARMIREQWPQARITSIAPYGTDHASRQQGMRQLLAHQGELHQVADGPARPAPVRAPLPPVQAAPPIPPEGIAQELGAAFGPGVFRFEQAAVSRQGVPPVVAHTLVAAGLPMDMGPFFWAQAQPGRPVPTLAELAAERGVQPASDAGSYLVMGSDFGKAICVQYGTANIVAVPVEAGPGGAPVPPQFVNTGLMEFARCMALLGRMWRLRFGLTQEQAGRWTVDFQAQLAALDPAALGSPESWWSVLLEQMWDGLL; encoded by the coding sequence ATGGTGACCTTCGCGCAGGCGCAGGAGCGTGCGGAAGAGTGGATCAACGGGGACGTGCCGTCGTACCAGCATCGTGAGGTGCGGGTGCGGGAGTTCGACCTGGGGTTCGTGGTGTGGGCCGAGGACCGGGCGGACGGTCCGCGTTCCGACGGCGGCGCGCAGCGGCTGGTGATCGCGCGGGACAGCGGCGAGGCGACGCTGTGGCCCGGGTTGCCGGTGGGTGAGGTGATCCGCCGGTACGAGGAGGAGTACGGCCGTCCGGACACGGCGGAGGAGCCGGCTCCGGCTCCGGCGGCCCGGGTGGACCTGAATCAGACGTCCTTCCTGCTGACTCCGCCGGAGTGGTTGCAGGACGCGGCGGACAAGCTGGGGATTCCTGATCGGCGGGGGGTTGGTGCTTCGGGCTCTGCTTCTGCCGGTGCTGCGGGTGGTGATTCCGCTTCCGGTGCCTCCTGGCCTGCTGCCGCGGGGAGCGACTCGGGGAGTGACTCCGGCACGGGCGCGGGGGTGCCGGGTGCGGCTGCCGGGGCCACGCCCTGGGCCGGTACGGACACCAACGGCGATGCCGGTGACGACCGTTCCGTGCCGCTGCCCGCGACTGTCTTCGCGCCGCCGCTGAGTGAGACCGATGGTGACTCGCCGCCGCCGACGACGCCCGAGGCGAAGACGGCGCTGATGTCGGGCGGCAGCCGGATTCCGCCGACGGCTGTCTCACCGGCGATCGACGATCCGAACGCGCAGGGCGGTGCGGGTGCGGCTGCGCCTGGTGGGCCGGGTTACGGCTATCCGCCGGGGGCGACGGGTGCTGCTCCGGCTCCCGGCGTGCCGGGGACGCCGCCGGGTGGTGTGCCGCAGGGCGGCACGCCTCCGCCTGCGCCGGGCGGGCAGCCGTACGGGTATCCGCAGGGCGTCGGCGGTGGGTCTGCGGGTTCTGTGGGTTCTGCGGGGGGTGCGGCGGCTTCCGGGCCTGCCGGTCCCGGCAGTGCGCCTGGTCCTGCCGGTCCCGCCGGTGTGCCGCAGCCGCCGGCCGGGCCGGGTGCGTCTGAGCGGCCGCTCGCGCCGAACGCCGGGGACATCGCCGACGCCGCGACCAGCAAGGCGGCCCCGCCGCCGGGCCGTGGACGAGGCACCGCGCCGACGCCGCCGCCTCCGCCGGGCGCCCCGGGGACGCCCGGTGCGCGGCCGGGCGGTACGCCTCCGCCGTCGGGGCCCGGTGCGCCGGGTACTCCGGCGGGAGGTTACGTGCCTACGCAGCTTGTGTCGGCGCTCGGGCCCGAGGGGTCCGGGGGGCCTGGAGGCCAGGGCAACGAGGGCCCTGGTGCGCCGCTGCCTCCCCAGCAGCCGCCGGGTCCTCCTGGTGCGCCGAACCCGCCTGGTGCGCCGCGGCCTCCGGGCGCTTCGAACCCGCCCGGCGCCCCCGGTGGTACGCCCCCCGGTGGTGTCCACCATGCCGCCACGATGCTTGCCGATCCCGGCCGGACGGGCGGCCCGGGTGCGCCACAGCCTCCGGGGCCTCCCGGGCCTCCGGGCGCGCCTGGTGCGCCTGGTGCCCCGCAGGCTCCGGGTGCCCCGAACCCGCCTGGTGCGCCGGGTGCCCCTGGCGCCCCGGGCGCTCCCGGCGGCCCGGGTCCCGTGCACCACGCGGCTACCGTGCTGGCCACGCCCCCGGTGGGCGGCCCCGGCGTGCCTCCGCCGCCGCAGGCCCCCGGCGCACCACCCGCTGCCCCGGGCGCTCCCGGCGTGCCCGGTGCGCCGCCGATGCCGCCCGGCGCGATGCCGCCGCCCGGTCAGCACGTCCCCGGGCCGCCGCCGGCGTACGGCTATCCGCAGCAGCCCACCGGGCAGCCGACGGTCGGCCCCGGCTACCAGGCCGTGTTGCGCTACCGCGCGCAGGACGGTTCCGAGCAGCAGCTGATCCGGCGTTCGGCGCCGGGTACGCCGCACCCGGAGTGGCAGATCTTCCACGAGCTGCGGGCCATGAACGTGCCCCCGGACCAGGTGCTGGAGCTGCACACCGAGCTGGAGTCGTGCGAGTTGCCGGGTGCGTACTGCGCGCGGATGATCCGGGAGCAGTGGCCGCAGGCGCGGATCACGTCCATCGCGCCGTACGGTACGGACCACGCGAGCCGGCAGCAGGGCATGCGGCAACTGCTGGCCCACCAGGGCGAGTTGCACCAGGTGGCCGACGGCCCGGCGCGTCCGGCTCCGGTGCGGGCGCCGTTGCCGCCGGTGCAGGCGGCACCGCCGATCCCGCCGGAGGGCATCGCGCAGGAGCTGGGTGCCGCGTTCGGGCCGGGGGTGTTCCGGTTCGAGCAGGCCGCCGTGTCCCGGCAGGGCGTGCCGCCGGTCGTGGCGCACACGCTGGTGGCGGCGGGCCTGCCGATGGACATGGGCCCCTTCTTCTGGGCGCAGGCGCAGCCGGGCCGGCCTGTTCCGACGCTGGCGGAGCTGGCGGCCGAGCGCGGTGTGCAGCCGGCCTCGGACGCCGGTTCCTACCTGGTGATGGGCAGTGACTTCGGCAAGGCGATCTGCGTGCAGTACGGCACGGCGAACATCGTCGCCGTGCCGGTGGAGGCGGGGCCGGGCGGGGCGCCCGTACCGCCGCAGTTCGTGAACACCGGGCTGATGGAGTTCGCGCGCTGCATGGCGCTGCTCGGGCGGATGTGGCGGTTGCGGTTCGGGCTGACCCAGGAGCAGGCGGGCCGTTGGACCGTCGACTTCCAGGCGCAGTTGGCCGCGCTCGACCCGGCGGCGCTCGGGTCGCCGGAGAGCTGGTGGTCGGTGCTGCTGGAGCAGATGTGGGACGGACTGCTGTGA
- the glmU gene encoding bifunctional UDP-N-acetylglucosamine diphosphorylase/glucosamine-1-phosphate N-acetyltransferase GlmU: protein MSANRPAAVVVLAAGEGTRMKSATPKVLHELCGRSLVGHVLAAAGELHPENLVVVVGHAREKVTAHLGEIAPDVRTAVQAEQNGTGHAVRMGLEELGGSVDGTVVVVCGDTPLLTGATLRALSATHAADGNAVTVLTAEVPDATGYGRIVRDDSGAVTAIVEHKDATDAQRSIREINSGVFAFDGQLLADALKKVRTDNSQGEEYLTDVLGILREAGHRVGASVAADHREIAGINNRVQLSEARRILNDRLLTEAMLSGVTVIDPATTWVDVTVTFEQDAVVHPGTQLHGSTHLGEGAEVGPNCRLTDTRVGAGARVDNTVAVGAEVGPEATVGPYAYLRPGTRLGAKGKIGTYVETKNASIGEGTKVPHLSYVGDATIGEHTNIGAASVFVNYDGQEKHHTTIGSHCRTGSDNMFVAPVTVGDGAYTAAGSVITKDVPPGSLAVARGQQRNIEGWVARKRPGSAAAKAAEAASRGAAEEG from the coding sequence GTGAGCGCCAACCGCCCGGCAGCCGTCGTCGTTCTCGCAGCGGGTGAGGGCACCCGTATGAAGTCGGCCACACCCAAGGTCCTGCACGAGCTCTGCGGCCGCAGTCTCGTGGGACACGTGCTCGCCGCCGCGGGCGAGCTGCACCCCGAGAACCTGGTCGTCGTGGTCGGCCACGCCCGTGAGAAGGTCACCGCCCACCTGGGCGAGATCGCCCCGGACGTCCGCACCGCCGTGCAGGCGGAGCAGAACGGCACCGGGCACGCCGTACGGATGGGGCTGGAAGAGCTCGGCGGGTCCGTCGACGGGACGGTCGTCGTGGTGTGCGGGGACACTCCCCTGCTGACCGGCGCGACCCTCCGGGCCCTGTCCGCCACGCACGCCGCCGACGGCAACGCGGTCACCGTGCTGACCGCCGAGGTGCCGGACGCGACGGGCTACGGCCGGATCGTGCGGGACGACTCGGGTGCCGTGACGGCGATCGTGGAGCACAAGGACGCCACCGACGCGCAGCGTTCGATCCGTGAGATCAACTCGGGGGTGTTCGCGTTCGACGGGCAGCTGCTCGCGGACGCGCTGAAGAAGGTGCGGACGGACAACAGCCAGGGCGAGGAGTATCTGACGGACGTGCTCGGGATCCTGCGTGAGGCCGGGCACCGGGTCGGCGCCTCCGTGGCCGCGGACCACCGGGAGATCGCCGGCATCAACAACCGCGTGCAGCTCTCCGAGGCCCGTCGCATTCTCAACGACCGGCTGCTCACCGAGGCCATGCTGTCCGGTGTCACGGTCATCGACCCGGCGACCACGTGGGTCGACGTCACCGTCACGTTCGAGCAGGACGCCGTCGTCCACCCGGGCACGCAGCTGCATGGATCGACCCACCTCGGGGAGGGCGCGGAGGTCGGGCCCAACTGCCGGTTGACCGATACCCGCGTGGGGGCCGGTGCGCGTGTGGACAACACCGTTGCCGTGGGTGCGGAGGTGGGACCCGAGGCGACCGTCGGGCCGTACGCGTATCTGCGTCCGGGGACCCGGCTGGGTGCCAAGGGCAAGATCGGGACGTACGTGGAGACGAAGAACGCCTCCATCGGGGAGGGGACGAAGGTGCCTCACCTCTCGTACGTCGGTGACGCGACGATCGGTGAGCACACGAACATCGGCGCCGCGAGCGTGTTCGTGAACTACGACGGTCAGGAGAAGCACCACACGACCATCGGTTCGCATTGCCGTACGGGCTCGGACAACATGTTTGTGGCGCCTGTCACGGTCGGGGACGGCGCGTACACCGCCGCCGGGTCCGTGATCACGAAGGATGTGCCGCCCGGTTCGCTGGCCGTGGCCCGTGGTCAGCAGCGGAATATCGAGGGTTGGGTGGCTCGCAAGCGTCCGGGGAGCGCGGCCGCGAAGGCGGCGGAGGCGGCTTCCCGGGGGGCGGCCGAGGAGGGCTGA
- a CDS encoding SMI1/KNR4 family protein: MTTGRLGQQAAPPNAAYAGQVVHFPDPVRAARHPRGVRVDERGYPDFSPYARAAAEIAEPPEGFGVDELRLTDYVSANMALAASGHELWDTVPAVATPHGWTWHHAVGSRRLELVPVEVKALLRHHGGVATSGVDQSKRGTRPLQETRPAHFGLPKSGVAVTESQVQGVEEDLGYRLPGPYRSFLKAAGGCAPVGAALDAELGLLIDQPFFTVRDEAAVNDLVYVNKCLRDHLTKDYLGIGFVQGGLLAVKVKGDRIGSVWFCAYDDARDVDPSLPPAARVERLLLPCGDDFDVFLSRLAGDPPELETVANLMVDGGFARVVPVGAVSSSAVGE, from the coding sequence ATGACGACAGGTCGGCTCGGGCAGCAAGCCGCGCCGCCGAACGCGGCCTACGCCGGGCAGGTCGTGCATTTCCCGGATCCGGTCCGGGCGGCCCGTCACCCGAGAGGGGTACGGGTCGACGAGCGTGGTTACCCCGACTTCTCGCCCTACGCGCGCGCGGCCGCGGAGATCGCGGAGCCCCCGGAGGGTTTCGGCGTCGACGAGTTGCGGCTGACGGACTACGTGTCGGCGAACATGGCGCTGGCGGCGTCCGGGCACGAGTTGTGGGACACGGTGCCGGCGGTGGCGACGCCGCACGGCTGGACGTGGCACCACGCGGTGGGCTCGCGGCGGCTGGAGCTGGTCCCGGTCGAGGTGAAGGCGTTGCTGCGGCACCACGGCGGTGTGGCGACGTCGGGCGTCGACCAGTCAAAGCGGGGCACGCGGCCGTTGCAGGAGACGCGTCCGGCGCACTTCGGGCTGCCGAAGTCGGGTGTGGCGGTGACGGAGTCGCAGGTGCAGGGCGTCGAGGAGGATCTCGGCTACCGGCTGCCGGGTCCGTACCGGTCGTTCCTGAAGGCGGCGGGGGGCTGTGCGCCGGTGGGTGCCGCACTGGACGCGGAGCTGGGGCTGCTGATCGACCAGCCGTTCTTCACCGTGCGGGACGAGGCGGCGGTCAACGACCTGGTGTACGTCAACAAGTGTCTGCGTGACCATCTGACCAAGGACTATCTGGGGATCGGCTTCGTCCAGGGCGGGTTGCTGGCCGTGAAGGTGAAGGGTGACCGGATCGGTTCGGTGTGGTTCTGCGCGTACGACGACGCGCGGGACGTGGATCCCTCGCTCCCGCCGGCGGCGCGGGTGGAGCGGTTGCTGCTGCCGTGCGGGGACGATTTCGATGTCTTCCTGTCGCGGCTGGCCGGTGATCCGCCGGAGTTGGAGACGGTGGCGAACCTGATGGTGGACGGCGGGTTCGCGCGTGTGGTGCCGGTGGGTGCGGTGTCGTCCTCGGCCGTGGGGGAGTGA
- a CDS encoding histidine kinase codes for MTATGEDHVTARGGPWWWVRRRSAVFDVSLAVVSALECAAEGIPFARDAGVPVAAGVVFGLLAGAVLLVRRRWPIAVVLVSIAITPAQMGFLMGIVGLYTLAASELPRRIIGSLAGMSLVATLIVTFVKTRQDVVRGDLDIGDWFVPFAAITMSLGFTAPPVLLGLYVGARRRLMESLRERADSLERELQLLAERAEERAEWARNEERTRIAREMHDVVAHRVSLMVVHAAALQAVARKDPEKAVKNAALVGDMGRQALTELREMLGVLRSGGDERRERAASVPLAAVGVAAAAAASRAADDEGPCLAEIEELVGQSAAAGMVVDLTVEGDVRSYAPEVEQTAYRVVQEALTNVHKHAAGAKTYVRLAHRVSEIAMQVENEPPAAAASSARLPSGGNGLVGMKERVAALGGVFVSGPTDAGGFRVSAVIPAS; via the coding sequence ATGACCGCGACGGGGGAAGACCACGTGACGGCCCGGGGAGGGCCGTGGTGGTGGGTGAGACGGCGTAGTGCCGTGTTCGATGTGAGTCTGGCCGTGGTGTCGGCGCTGGAGTGCGCGGCGGAGGGCATTCCGTTCGCCAGGGACGCGGGGGTCCCGGTGGCCGCGGGGGTCGTTTTCGGTCTGTTGGCCGGGGCCGTGCTGCTCGTGCGGCGGCGCTGGCCGATCGCCGTCGTGCTGGTCTCGATCGCCATCACGCCCGCCCAGATGGGTTTCCTGATGGGCATCGTCGGCCTCTACACGCTGGCGGCGTCCGAGCTGCCCCGGCGGATCATCGGCTCGCTGGCGGGGATGTCGCTGGTGGCGACGCTCATCGTGACGTTCGTGAAGACGCGGCAGGACGTGGTGCGGGGCGATCTGGACATAGGGGACTGGTTCGTGCCCTTCGCCGCCATCACGATGTCGCTCGGCTTCACGGCGCCCCCGGTGCTGCTCGGTCTGTACGTGGGGGCCCGGCGGCGGCTGATGGAGAGCCTGCGGGAGCGTGCGGACAGTCTGGAGCGAGAGCTTCAGCTGCTCGCGGAGCGGGCGGAGGAGCGGGCCGAGTGGGCCCGGAACGAGGAGCGGACGCGGATCGCCCGGGAGATGCACGACGTCGTCGCGCATCGGGTGAGTCTGATGGTCGTGCATGCCGCCGCGCTGCAGGCCGTGGCGCGGAAGGATCCTGAGAAGGCGGTCAAAAACGCCGCGCTCGTGGGGGACATGGGGCGGCAGGCGCTGACCGAGCTGCGGGAGATGCTCGGGGTGTTGCGCAGTGGCGGGGACGAGCGGCGTGAGCGTGCCGCGTCGGTGCCGCTGGCGGCGGTGGGGGTGGCGGCCGCCGCGGCGGCTTCGCGGGCCGCCGATGACGAGGGGCCGTGTCTGGCGGAGATCGAGGAGCTGGTGGGGCAGTCGGCCGCCGCGGGGATGGTGGTCGATCTGACGGTGGAGGGGGATGTCCGGTCGTATGCGCCGGAGGTGGAGCAGACGGCGTATCGGGTGGTGCAGGAGGCGTTGACGAACGTCCACAAGCACGCGGCCGGGGCGAAGACGTATGTGCGGTTGGCGCATCGGGTGTCGGAGATCGCGATGCAGGTGGAGAACGAGCCGCCTGCGGCGGCGGCGTCGTCGGCGCGGTTGCCGTCCGGGGGGAACGGGCTGGTGGGGATGAAGGAGCGGGTGGCGGCGCTGGGCGGGGTGTTTGTGTCCGGGCCGACGGATGCGGGGGGTTTTCGGGTGTCGGCGGTGATTCCGGCGTCGTAG
- a CDS encoding ABC transporter ATP-binding protein translates to MTSAVTIPRHGGTGGRTAVAARARQVVKAYGTGETRVVALDHVDVDIARGQFTAIMGPSGSGKSTLMHCLAGLDTVTSGQIYLDETEITGLKDKKLTQLRRDRVGFIFQAFNLLPTLNAIENITLPMDIAGRKPDKQWLARVVETVGLADRLKHRPTQLSGGQQQRVAVARALAARPEIIFGDEPTGNLDSRAGAEVLGFLRRSVDELGQTIVMVTHDPVAASYADRVLYLADGRIVDEMFKPTAEAVLDRMKDFDARGRTS, encoded by the coding sequence GTGACTTCGGCTGTGACCATTCCCAGGCACGGGGGTACTGGAGGGCGTACGGCCGTTGCCGCGCGGGCGCGGCAGGTCGTGAAGGCGTACGGGACCGGTGAGACCCGCGTCGTCGCCCTCGACCACGTCGACGTGGACATCGCACGCGGCCAGTTCACCGCGATCATGGGTCCCTCGGGGTCCGGCAAGTCCACGCTCATGCACTGCCTCGCCGGGCTCGACACCGTCACCAGCGGGCAGATCTACCTCGACGAGACCGAGATCACCGGCCTGAAGGACAAGAAGCTCACGCAGTTGCGCCGGGACCGGGTCGGGTTCATCTTCCAGGCGTTCAATCTGCTGCCGACGCTGAACGCCATCGAGAACATCACGCTGCCCATGGACATCGCGGGCCGTAAGCCGGACAAGCAGTGGCTGGCGCGGGTCGTGGAGACCGTCGGGCTCGCCGACCGTCTCAAGCACCGGCCCACCCAGCTCTCCGGCGGCCAGCAGCAGCGCGTCGCCGTGGCGCGGGCGCTGGCGGCCCGGCCCGAGATCATCTTCGGGGACGAGCCGACCGGAAACCTCGACTCGCGCGCCGGCGCCGAGGTCCTCGGCTTCCTGCGCCGTTCGGTCGACGAACTGGGCCAGACCATCGTGATGGTCACCCACGACCCGGTCGCCGCCAGTTACGCGGACCGTGTGCTGTACCTCGCCGACGGCCGCATCGTCGACGAGATGTTCAAGCCGACGGCGGAGGCCGTCCTCGACCGCATGAAGGACTTCGACGCCCGGGGGCGCACGTCATGA
- a CDS encoding cellulose-binding protein: protein MSSASVSPHGFLAVRGRGYRPEQVDEYAEALSEDRDAAWERAARLTVLARRMDSELERLREVVARLVPQTYESLGERARRLFELGQEEAAAVREGARREARQLVDGACASAADVRESAQAHADAVRADADERARRRLLAARAEVDEILGAADREAKEQRDEALAALREMRQRTSGMPADQAKEHAERWAESDREDAARAAALDAHYAEAVARAEGALSEAKQAFADAEDASGHRREEAAARAAELLAEAHGHAESVEQETDRLVREHAERGDDARAHIARVHTILTAWAGRVAAE from the coding sequence ATGAGCAGCGCATCGGTGTCCCCGCACGGCTTCCTGGCCGTGCGGGGGCGCGGTTACCGTCCCGAGCAGGTCGACGAGTACGCCGAGGCCCTCTCCGAGGACCGCGACGCGGCCTGGGAGAGGGCCGCCCGGCTGACGGTGCTCGCCCGGCGCATGGACTCGGAACTGGAGCGGTTGCGGGAGGTCGTCGCGCGGTTGGTCCCGCAGACCTACGAGTCGCTCGGAGAGCGGGCGCGGCGGCTCTTCGAACTCGGCCAGGAGGAAGCCGCGGCCGTGCGAGAGGGGGCGCGGCGGGAGGCGCGGCAACTCGTGGACGGGGCGTGCGCGTCCGCGGCCGACGTGCGCGAGTCCGCGCAGGCGCACGCCGACGCCGTACGCGCCGACGCCGACGAACGTGCCCGGCGGCGGCTGCTCGCGGCGCGTGCCGAGGTCGACGAGATCCTGGGCGCGGCCGACCGTGAGGCGAAGGAACAGCGGGACGAGGCGCTGGCCGCGCTGCGGGAGATGCGCCAGCGCACCTCCGGGATGCCGGCCGACCAGGCCAAGGAACACGCTGAGCGGTGGGCGGAGTCGGACCGGGAGGATGCCGCCCGGGCGGCCGCGCTGGACGCCCACTACGCGGAAGCGGTGGCGCGGGCCGAGGGTGCGCTGTCCGAAGCCAAGCAGGCCTTCGCCGACGCCGAGGACGCGAGCGGGCACCGGCGGGAAGAGGCAGCCGCGCGCGCCGCGGAGTTGCTCGCCGAAGCCCACGGCCACGCCGAGTCCGTGGAACAGGAGACCGACCGACTCGTGCGCGAACACGCCGAGCGCGGGGACGACGCCCGGGCACACATCGCCCGCGTACACACCATCCTCACGGCGTGGGCGGGGCGGGTGGCGGCGGAGTGA
- a CDS encoding YwqJ-related putative deaminase — MNATQTGPHTGRSADPRNGDPRGGAPRGGDPRIGWSATEAAHTPVLHHRRDGILPTVAAALSVRGTTLTGTAARGDTPPALHPLVQDFLDTLTSAQRDRYTGRCAETILISRHIAAADAARSKRAARKPMTNGEARKALKQAKLTARRIREDGDPLHGSFATPCRACTALSAHFGVRIVDPASQNS, encoded by the coding sequence ATGAACGCGACGCAGACGGGACCACACACCGGCAGGTCCGCCGACCCACGAAACGGCGACCCCCGGGGCGGCGCCCCACGAGGCGGCGACCCCCGCATCGGCTGGAGCGCCACCGAAGCCGCTCACACCCCCGTCCTCCACCACCGCCGCGACGGCATCCTCCCCACCGTCGCCGCCGCCCTCTCCGTCCGCGGCACCACCCTCACCGGCACCGCCGCCCGCGGCGACACACCCCCGGCCCTGCACCCCCTCGTCCAGGACTTCCTGGACACCCTCACCAGCGCCCAGCGCGACCGCTACACCGGCCGCTGCGCCGAGACCATCCTCATCTCCCGGCACATCGCCGCCGCGGACGCCGCACGCAGCAAACGCGCCGCACGCAAACCCATGACCAACGGCGAGGCCCGTAAAGCCCTCAAGCAGGCCAAACTCACCGCCCGCCGCATCCGCGAGGACGGCGACCCCCTCCACGGCAGCTTCGCCACCCCCTGCCGCGCCTGCACCGCGCTCAGCGCCCACTTCGGCGTCCGCATAGTCGACCCGGCGTCGCAGAACAGCTGA